The following coding sequences are from one Bombus terrestris chromosome 14, iyBomTerr1.2, whole genome shotgun sequence window:
- the LOC100648801 gene encoding kinase D-interacting substrate of 220 kDa isoform X8, protein MVSLCYRSLASYITDDNLAGLQSFLENKRVLIDDRDENGSTALILAATKGKIHFVRELINHGADVNAEDADNWTALLCAAKEGHTDVCLELLEHGADLEHRDMGGWTALMWATYKGRSPTVMMLLGREADVNAHGNFHISSLLWAAGRGYPDIVKDLIAHGAKVNVGDKYGTTALVWASRKGHVEIVDTLLKAGANVDTAGMYSWTALLVATLGNHLEVVLLLLEHKPNVNALDKDGCTALAIACREGHHEIANALLNAGAYVNIQDRAGDTNLIHAVKGGHRGVVESLLKKYADVDIAGKDKKTATYIAVEKGNISILKLLLNANPDLEIATKDGDTPLLRAVRSRNAEIVQILLDKKAKVSATDKKGDTVLHIAMRARSKAIVEILLRNPKNSQLLYRPNRQGETPYNIDINHPKTILGQIFGARRLNTNEDNENMLGYDLYSSALADILSEPSLSTPITVGLYAKWGSGKSFLLNKLREEMKNFARQWMDPVFQFSFLLFVVITHVSLLVGITIGLALQSWIVGLACGISLIFFTYTFLILVWYANKRYDWYWPYNFTVALTTKLNSLKLLLQVIFCHPPGGRVHDDITVQPIKFYFTDQTRVGTTAAGENAVVQMVGSLYDSIENEFGSLSTRLYRAFRPKPDKSTTTWKWRHLCCLPYIVIFEFCFCSLLVGISVLTVYLIDISSSEPTIERVTSHIIMITIALILAVSVIANLYTWSRTLQALVFSQRRHLQRSISKLETLKSEGFIQTLRSEVSLMTEMVKCLDSFMAQQSRLVIIVDGLDSCEQDKVLLVLDAIQALFSDNGYPFVVILAIDPHIIAKAVEVNSRRLFTESNIGGHDYLRNMVHLPFYLQNSGLRKVKVAQQTAQHSRKTTWTEAEESVNYTATSTMHHSVSNRRLSTESAIMNSNEKLKPQSRKGSRKLRLSESIASSIGSNLNRLGGAQDLNKMLLTDDYFSDVNPRSMRRLMNVVYVTGRLLKAFQIDFNWYHLASWINITEQWPFRTSWLILHYDMYEDSLDDSMSLKNLYDKIRPQIPVLKEVQPLLEMDRDERKLDIFLTFHRSSLLVSDMKIFLPFTINLDPYIKKKIKEEQQSMEEESGLLGPYKQYSPWTLPSNTHESWSVNKSGLPNRTMKLVKTPSLQGHVPVPSTSWVQPCLQPTFDWQTPSWQVLPVEPAIKPLSATTTLPSEILEIRLSSLTVNGICDLIDRIDSISPNQAPQYKQVIKENNITGRVLLHCDLQELKKVLKMAFGDWELFRMMIVSLRELELSSFSTQEEGSRSVRFTVGSEQIQRKGGDHALQNTSIRVPTHVEKDKGTSRTDGPRRDQTKQSIMEKQFQVTLEEQMICGALQTLNEEACEDVLDVPSSAVVPSDSLAGSISMAPQDTDYVILQSNPLLHWVPVNDEPETSDDSSFESTVHLQRTNSQRSITSQLSTRSACSFGRKELRKSGGNSISSRPASLFVSPPPSPRPAFRSKSTDENYVANNIPMKSAISTPMKKRCSTSTLNDELILSVPVPNSSLEKLSKLKDRLMGTLPVSPAPGESEDESTPLVSELSTPTHSQSDSVFKHDCSEENSSSISSNKSLPHDGERSIDVVDYSDTVSLMVREASQVRFLSRQDAEEWDNPETPV, encoded by the exons ATGGTATCACTCTGCTACCGATCTCTCGCCAGCTATATCACAGACGATAATCTCGCTGGTCTTCAAAGCTTCCTCGAAAACAAACGAGTACTGATCGATGACCGAGACGAG AATGGAAGTACAGCCCTCATCCTTGCAGCAACTAAAGGGAAGATACACTTTGTACGAGAGCTTATCAATCATGGTGCAGATGTTAATGCAGAGGACGCA gACAATTGGACGGCGTTATTGTGTGCGGCCAAGGAAGGGCACACAGATGTGTGCCTTGAATTACTCGAACATGGCGCCGATTTGGAACACAGAGACATG GGAGGGTGGACTGCACTTATGTGGGCGACGTATAAGGGTAGGTCGCCGACGGTGATGATGCTACTAGGACGTGAAGCTGACGTCAATGCACATGGAAATTTTCACATATCTTCGTTGTTATGGGCCGCAGGCAGGGGTTACCCCGATATTGTTAAGGATCTTATTGCTCATGGTGCTAAAGTCAATGTCGGTGACAAG taTGGTACTACAGCGTTGGTGTGGGCGTCGCGTAAAGGTCACGTAGAAATTGTAGATACTCTTCTAAAAGCTGGTGCTAATGTCGATACTGCTGGCATG TACTCATGGACAGCTCTTCTAGTGGCCACTCTTGGGAATCACTTGGAGGTGGTACTACTTCTTTTAGAACATAAACCAAACGTGAACGCGTTAGATAAAGATGGATGCACAGCTCTGGCAATAGCTTGCCGAGAGGGGCATCACGAAATAGCAAATGCTCTTTTGAATGCTGGTGCTTATGTGAACATTCAAGATAGGGCTGGTGACACAAATTTAATTCATGCTGTGAAAGGCGGACATAGAGGAGTGGTTGAATCTCTTTTAAAAAAGTATGCTGATGTCGACATTGCCGGAAAG gaTAAGAAAACTGCAACCTACATAGCAGTCGAAAAAggcaatatttcaatattgaaGCTGTTATTAAATGCAAACCCAGATTTAGAAATTGCGACAAAAGATGGTGATACTCCATTATTACGGGCAGTTCGATCGCGAAACGCTGAAATCGTGCAGATATTGCTAGACAAAAAAGCTAAAGTATCAGCCACCGATAAAAAAGGTGATACTGTACTACATATAGCTATGCGAGCTAGATCGAAAGCCATCGTTGAGATACTATtgagaaatccaaaaaatagtCAACTACTGTACCGTCCAAATAGACAAGGAGAGACTCCTTATAATATCGACATCAATCATCCAAAAACCATTCTTGGACAAATATTTGGTGCAC GGCGTCTTAATACCaatgaagataatgaaaatatgCTCGGTTACGACTTGTACAGTAGTGCGTTAGCGGATATCCTCAGTGAACCATCTCTTTCAACGCCTATAACTGTTGGCCTTTACGCGAAGTGGGGTTCAGGAAAAtcatttttgttaaataaattaagaG aggaaatgaaaaattttgctCGCCAATGGATGGACCCAGTattccaattttctttcttattattcgTAGTAATAACTCATGTATCTTTGTTAGTGGGTATCACAATAGGTCTTGCCCTCCAATCATGGATTGTTGGTCTTGCATGTGGTATAAGTCTTATATTTTTTACGTACACTTTTTTGATACTTGTCTGGTATGCTAACAAAAG ATATGATTGGTACTGGCCATACAATTTCACGGTAGCTCTGACtacaaaattaaattcattgaaaCTGCTTTTACAAGTAATTTTTTGTCATCCTCCTGGTGGTCGAGTTCACGATGATATCACTGTTCAACCCATAAAGTTCTATTTTACTGACCAGACCCGAGTCGGCACAACTGCTGCCGGAGAGAACGCAGTAGTACAAATGGTAGGATCGCTTTATGATTCCATTGAGAATGAATTTGGTTCTTTATCCACGCGACTCTACAGAGCATTCAGACCAAAACCAGATAAATCAACGACAACATGGAAATGGAGACATCTTTGTTGTTTaccatatatagttatatttgaATTCTGCTTTTGCAGTTTACTCGTTGGTATCTCCGTACTTACGGTCTATCTCATCGATATTTCTAGCAGCGA GCCAACAATAGAAAGAGTTACATCACACATTATTATGATAACCATTGCCTTAATACTAGCTGTTAGCGTAATAGCAAACTTATATACATGGAGTCGAACGTTGCAAGCACTTGTTTTCTCTCAAAGACGGCACCTACAGCGCAGCATTTCTAAGTTAGAGACTTTAAAAAGCGAAGGTTTTATACAGACGCTAAGAAGCGAAGTCAGTTTAATGACCGAGAtg gttAAATGCCTAGATAGTTTTATGGCACAACAAAGCAGATTAGTAATAATTGTGGATGGTCTGGATAGTTGTGAACAAGATAAAGTGTTGTTAGTTTTAGATGCTATACAAGCATTATTCAGTGATAACGGTTATCCATTTGTTGTTATATTAGCGATTGATCCACATATTATTGCCAAG GCAGTGGAAGTCAATAGTAGAAGATTATTCACAGAGTCTAATATCGGAGGACACGATTACTTACGTAATATGGTGCATCTTCCATTTTATTTGCAAAACAGTGGTTTGCGAAAGGTAAAAGTAGCTCAACAAACTGCCCAACATAGCAGAAAAACTACGTGGACCGAAGCCGAGGAAAGTGTAAATTACACCGCGACTAGTACAATGCATCACTCTGTTTCTAACAGAAGACTTAGCACAGAGTCTGCTATAATGAACAGCAATGAAAAGTTGAAACCGCAAAGCAGAAAAGGCAGTAGAAAATTACGATTAAGCGAGTCAATCGCAAGTAGCATCGGTAGCAATTTAAATCGATTGGGCGGTGCACAAGATCTCAATAAAATGCTTCTTACTGACGATTACTTTAGTGACGTGAATCCTCGTAGTATGAGAAGATTAATGAATGTTGTTTATGTCACTG GAAGATTATTAAAAGCATTCCAAATTGATTTCAACTGGTATCATTTAGCTAGTTGGATCAATATAACTGAACAATGGCCATTTAGGACGTCTTGGTTGATTCTTCATTACGATATGTATGAAGATAGTTTAGATGATTCCATGTCGTTGAAAAATCTTTATGATAA GATACGACCCCAAATCCCAGTACTTAAAGAAGTTCAACCTCTGTTAGAAATGGATAGAGATGAACGGAAACTAGATATTTTCCTGACGTTCCATCGTTCGAGTTTACTTGTTAGcgatatgaaaatattcttaCCATTCACAATAAATCTCGATCCttatattaagaaaaaaataaaagaggagCAACAGAGTATGGAAGAAGAATCAGGACTACTTGGTCCATATAAACAGTATAGTCCTTGGACTTTACCTAGTAATACACATGAATCATGGAGTGTAAATAAAAGTGGTTTACCAAATCGAACAATGAAACTTGTTAAAACACCAAGTCTACAAGGACATGTACCAGTACCATCAACATCATGGGTACAACCGTGTTTGCAGCCAACATTCGATTGGCAGACTCCATCGTGGCAAGTACTTCCCGTGGAACCGGCGATTAAACCACTCTCTGCAACTACAACATTAccg tcCGAGATTTTGGAGATAAGACTCTCATCTTTAACAGTAAATGGAATTTGCGACCTTATTGATAGGATCGACAGTATAAGTCCTAATCAAGCACCACAGTACAAACAAGTTATTAAAGAGAATAACATTACTGGTAGAGTTTTATTGCATTGTGATTTACAGGAGTTGAAAAAG GTTCTTAAAATGGCTTTTGGAGATTGGGAATTGTTTCGTATGATGATTGTATCGCTTAGAGAATTAGAACTTTCATCATTTAGCACACAAGAAGAAGGTTCACGAAGTGTTCGATTCACCGTAGGATCGGAACAAATTCAACGAAAAGGAGGAG ATCATGCTTTACAAAATACTTCGATACGTGTGCCAACACATGTAGAAAAAGACAAAGGAACATCGAGAACCGATGGTCCTAGGCGAGATCAAACTAAACAATCTATTATGGAAAAACAA TTCCAG gTAACTTTAGAAGAACAGATGATATGTGGTGCATTACAAACTTTAAATGAAGAAGCGTGTGAAGATGTATTAGATGTACCATCTTCTGCAGTGGTACCATCAGACTCACTCGCAG GATCCATTTCGATGGCCCCTCAAGATACAGATTACGTGATTCTTCAATCTAATCCACTTCTACACTGGGTACCAGTCAACGATGAACCAGAGACGTCAGACGACAGCTCGTTCGAGTCAACAGTACATCTTCAACGTACGAACTCTCAACGTAGTATTACATCTCAACTTAGTACCAGATCGGCTTGTTCGTTCGGACGTAAAGAGCTAAGAAAGAGTGGAGGCAATTCTATCAGTAGTAGACCAGCGTCGCTTTTTGTGTCTCCTCCGCCTTCTCCCAGACCTGCCTTCAGATCCAAGTCAACAGATGAAAACTATGTAGCTAATAATATACCCATGAAATCGGCTATCTCTACACCTATGAAGAAACGATGTTCGACTTCGACCTTAAACGATGAGTTAATTTTATCGGTCCCTGTTCCAAACTCCAGCTTGGAAAAGTTAAGCAAACTGAAAGACCGTCTTATGGGAACGTTACCTGTCTCGCCTGCTCCAGGAGAGAGCGAGGATGAGTCCACGCCGTTAGTTTCcgaattatctactccaactcATTCGCAATCCGATAGCGTGTTTAAACACGACTGCAGCGAGGAGAACAGTAGCTCGATTTCCTCGAATAAAAGTTTACCCCATGATGGAGAACGATCCATCGATGTTGTTGATTATTCCGACACTGTTAGTTTAATGGTACGAGAAGCTTCGCAAGTGCGGTTTCTATCGCGTCAAGACGCCGAGGAATGGGACAATCCCGAAACACCTGTTTGA